DNA from Athene noctua chromosome Z, bAthNoc1.hap1.1, whole genome shotgun sequence:
GATCGAAGCAAACAGCCCCGAGCAGTGGCTGTGCTAAGGCAATCAGTGCCGCGGGTGTGATGCTTGCGCTGAGGAGGTGATGGGTCTGTGTTGTGTACTCCAGTGCTGCAGGCATTCCTGGGCAGAGCCAGGGTGGTGGGGCAGCAGCAGGATGCCCCCCTTCCTGGCTGGCCCCTGAAGCCACAACACTGGCCTTGcagtgcctcctctccgggtcaTGGCGGAGCGACACCGGCTGCCGCATGGTTGTGTCCTTCCTCAGCAAGGACGGCAGCTTCTCCGGTTCCTACCTGCCGGGTCCTGCTGCCGGTGGCTCTGAAATCCTCACATCGCCACTGGAGGGGACCCAGCAGGATGCAGGGCTGGTACCACAGCCCACCTTCTCCttcaccgtgcgctggcagctcCGAGGTAAGCAGGAGGGAGCCATCACCCTGTAGCGGGGATGCCAGCGCGATGCTGGGGAGTGGCTTCATCCCTCGTCACCCTGATTTATGCCACCTCGGACCCTTCCAGACTCAGAGACAGCCCGGATGACCGCCTTCCTGGGCCAGTGCTATGTGGGTACTAACGGGGAGGAGACCCTGCACGCCCTGTGGCTTCTGCGAGAGGCGGCCAACAGCCCCGATGAGGACTGGAAAGCCACCCGGTGAGCGCCAGATCCTAGCCACTGCTGTGCCAAACTTTCCTGCACCCTGGGCTGGAGAAGGGAGAAATCCCATGGGATAGGACATGGCCGGACTGGGAGGGTGAAATGGGTTTGTCACTGGTGACAAGCAGGGACTAAGAAACATCCCTGTGACCTGGCCAGCCCCTGCATCCCACATGTGCCCCAGGGTGGGTGACCTCAAAATGGGGTTGATGACACCCACCCAGGACTCTTCTTGCAATCTCCTTGTCCTGGAGATGATGCAAGCACCTGGTCCAGCCTCTGCTACAGGATTGGAGCCCAGGACATCCCACTCAGCACTCAGTGAGGCAGCAGGGAACACAGTGCCCCTCCTTGGGTTTCCCCTCTGTACCCTTCACCACAGCATAGGTGATCCCAGCTGGGTGAACCACAGTGATTTGGGGTTTCCTGCAGGATTGGCACCAGCGTTTTCACCCGgataaaataacagcaagcaaGGAAACCTAAGAGGCCCAGGTCAGCAAGGAGATTGGACTTCCCCCAGGAGGCTCTGCCCACACTGATGTGTGGCATTTCAACAGCTGTCAGCCCACAGGTTCATGCTTTCCCAGGCAAGTTCAGCCCAGCGTGAAGGCTGAGCACCAGGTGCAAAATAAAGGGTTTCTGTGAGGATCCAGGGCTTGGATCTTTTTCTGCCCTTTCTCAAAGCTGCAGGGTTTGTCTTGCCCCACAACCACCTTCCTATGGGGGGGCTTCACGCAGCATCGCCGAGGGCAGCAGGGTCCCTGGGGATGGGGTCTGTCCCATGTCCCCTCTCTGGCAGTGTGCAGCAGTGCTATGCCTGCAAACCTGCCACTGGGCTGTGGGTAACTTGTCCCTTGGAGTCCCTCCCAAATATCCCCAGGTGTGCGGGGCAAACTTGAGCTGTGACCAGGCAGCAGAATGAGGCACAGCCTTGCTGGGATGCCATGGGCAGCAGGtcccagcactgcagggcagGCTCCAGGCAAAGCCTTCCTTGTGTAAGCAGAGCAAAGGAAGTTTTTCAGGTGCCTGAACACGCAGGACAGCTGCAAATGGCTTTTGCAAACTCAGCAACCTCCGTTCCCAGCCCCAGCAGATGCACTGTGGTGGCCAGCTGCCAACCATCCTCCCGCCCCAGGGGTGGGGAAAGGTCCCAAAGAGCCTGTCCCAAGAGAGGCCCCTCTGCACGGCTGTGTCCCCCAAGCAATGCAGACGTGGGGGTCTCCAGCCAAGCCCCTGCTGCACGACACGAGGCCAGGaaaagggaagaggggaaggatgCATCTGGCACTGGTTTTTTTTTAGCACTCTTGCCTGACCTCTCCGCTTTCTGCTTCAGACACCTTTGCCAAAGTGGTTCTGACATGACCAGTGCTCCTGGGCGTTCAGTAGCCCTGGGGCTAAGGTTCCTGGTTTtgggagctggaggaaggcaGTGGCTCCAGTGCTGTTTCCAGATgcttttttaactgatttttttttttttttttttttttggctgattTCTGCTACTTTTTCTGTTTCCACCAATATCCAGCAGCTGGTGCTAGTGAATAAAAATATACggggttttgttttcccttgaaaaGGAGGGTATGTCTTGCTTCTGTAACTAACTGGCATTCCCACCTCTCCAAGAAACCCTGattcctttagaaaaaagaagtctgtttCCTTTAAAGCTATGAGCAGGAGGTGTTCTGTACCAGCCACAGAGCACAGGCCCTCTTCAGAAACAGGAGACAGATCTTATTTCGCACTTTCATAACTTTCAGTATGTTGCTACCATGGAAAGGAGATGGCACTACTGACACTCAGGGCGTCACCAAGAAAAAAGAGGTTTCCATTCGGCAACATCCATACGGGACTTGCTGAACAGAATATTCTGTCCTGAAAGGCTCATGGTTTTGGTCTATTGGTGTGTTCCCACAATGCTGACACAGTCACCTGCTAGAACATACGTAGTATGTGGTTTAACCTTGGGAATAACAGAGGGAGCACAGTGGGGAGGGCAAGCAGGGACCCTAACACCAACCTAAGCCAGGGTcctgggctctgtgtgtgtgtgcaaacagCGCTGATGCATTCTGATCCCTGCAGCGTGCAAGGGAAGATGTCATGGAGGGTGCAgcaaggagaaggaggagggtgGCAGAAACACCAGGCGCCTCCTGTTCCTCTGCTTGATAGAAACAAGGTGCAAGCCTCCTCAGCTGAAGGACTCATGCCAGGCATTTTCATCATGGCCGCCCTTTAACCCAAGGtgaggcccaggctgggcttcCTTCCTCTTGCTGGCTCAGAGCCGCTTGCTGTTGGACCGAAATGAGAACacagaaagcaatgaaaaatagCAGCCCTGGTGTGGTGGTGTGCTCCTCCGCAGCACTCCACTTTCTGCTTAAAGCAATAACCACCAGCAGTGGTCATGATGGCTGCATCTGGTTTAAGCTGGACTCTGGAGAGACAGATAACAACACAATAAGGGCCATAAATCTTGCTCAACAGCTGAGGACTAGTTGAGCATGCACCAACTGAAACACAGCTGGTCTGAAAATAGAAATCAATCAActtactccataaatagtggaTAGCCTCAGGGCCTGTTGagctctcctgcacagcagcagacTGCACGCCAGGGTCTCCCTTTGACTAGTGATGCCTCTCAAAGTTACTCCTTGAGACTCCTTAGCACATCAGATACTAAGTGaattaacaataataaaatgaaatgccTCTTAAGGTTACTTCTTGAAATTCCTTAGCAATCTCAGATAGTGAATTGGGAATGATGAAATGAAAAGTGAGAATGGGGTTGCATGGCTCCTGGAGAAAAAGGTCCAGTTCCCTGGGGATGCTTGCTGGCTGCCTGCACCATCCAGGGCAGAGATGCCACCGGATCCTGTTATGAATGTGCTGACGCTGGTCCTGAGTCAAGGCCCATGGGTGAGCAGCCCCTTGGCTGTCTCTCCTCCCCAGGCAGAAACACATTTACCTGCACAAGCATCCTTTTGCTTCCTGGGTGGGTTGCAAGCATAGTGCTGCCTGCAATCATCACCTTGCAGGGCTCTGCACGCCCAAGCCCCCCCCACTGGACTCTGCAGCCTGAGCTCAGGATCTGCCTCCGGCGGACACGGTGATCCCAACCAAACCCAGGGCCCAGCCCCTGTTCAGCAACCACCCAGCAGGCCGGGCCCtccccacggcccccagcccACCCTGGCTCTGCTCCGCTTCCTGCAATTGTGCAGCTCCTCGTTACAAAAGCAGCTGTGGGGGCAGACACCAGCTCCTTTCCTATCAGGGAAGCTGCTTGCTTCCGCAAGCGCCTGCTTGGGCACATGTGGGCGCTGCGTGCTCACAACATTCACTCGTCTCCCAGTGCGGTTCAAGATTGCTTTCACACCCTTGAAGGGCGGGGTGAGAGCAGAGTAACTACCCCACAAACTTGCATCGTGCCTCAATGAGCCCCTCTGCACAGCCGCAGCCATGGGAAGGGAAGGCAGCGTGTGTTCCCCTTCATTAGGCTGCGAGAGTGATcacccctcagcacccccaggtTCCTCACACAATGCTCCCAGCTCCTGGTGCAGCCCCCAGCCTCCACCCAGCAGCCCGGCCCTTCACTGAAATGACCATAGAAGACAGAGTCACACACCATTAGGATTTATTTAGATGTTAGTAAGAAAATGATTAACTATTATCTAGTAGAAGATGTTTGTGCTCATTGAAGGAGTGTCAGACTgtatgacctttaaaggtctgtTCTAACCTAAACCATTCTAAAGGATTCTATGAAATGTCCTAAAATAGCATGAGGAGAGATGCTAAACAGGTGACTACTAAGCTGCCCTCCAGGAAATACTGTTCACCAGCTTAAAGTGTttctgctcagccctggggagCAATCCCAGCCAACTGATTGCCTCACCAACCAGCACAGCAAAGCTCAGGCACACAAGGACACAGCTTTGAAACCATCCTGTGGCCAGGAAGGCCTTCAGAAGCACAAGAACTGCCGTGGCTCTCTGCTCCACGCCCTGACAGCACACCAGCTGAAGGCATGCCTTCTCCCTGAAGCCCAAAAGCCCCACTCCCAGGGCTGCGGAGATGAAAGGCTCAGACCCTATGGAAGGGAAACAGCACACACGGCTTGGGAAGGACTCAACATTACCTTCTCTAGCCAGGCTGTGCCCATGGCTCAAAAGCTAGCAGGAACAGGCGACAGAATCTGTCGCAAAGGCAGGATCACTCCCTGTGAGGGCACTGAAGATCAGCTCACTATCTCGCACCTAGAAATCAGGCAAGACTGCAGGATTAAGGGGAAGGGACCAATGCTTGCGGCCACCAGACACCGTAACAGGTGCAGGACCTAGCCTGTTCACCTCCATCCGGGCAAGAAAAAAGCAGGACAGCAGCCTCCATCACCCACTGCACCCAGTCAGACCAACTATGGGCCAATCACCTTCACCCTCTATGCCACAATCCATCCCTGCAAGCCACAGGACGCACTGCATGCTGCTAGCCATGTCTGCAGTGTAGCAAAGTTCCCAGAGTCTCCTACCCCTTCTTAGATAGAGTCCTTCTAAAGACAGAGAGAGTAGAGCATCTGACAGGTCAACTCTAAAACAGTTCCTCCCTGGTAAACCCTCTGAGCTGCCAGCAATTGGGAGAGTATTCAGAAGAATCTGCTTTGATAGATTATGTTAATGCAGCTCTGTTTGTCCCTGCCTGGCAGGGTGCTCAGCTTCACCCCAAGAAGCAGGAGGTGGTGGTGTTAATCTCATCAGCATGCTGCTGCCCGATGACAACTGGGACAGCATGttccacctcctcctgctccttgatggtccactccactggcaCCTGCAAAATATAAGTATCTGGGCACTGCTCATCAGGCTGGGGAGTGCCCAGCTCGGAGCCCGCTGCTGCAGGAAGGTCACAGGATGAGATGCTATTGAAAAAAGATGTGGGATCAGTGTTGGATTGACTCTGCAACACTTCCCATAACTGACTGAGGACTCCTGACATCGAGGGGTCCTCAGGTGCTGGGGTCAACTCCTCCATCACAGCGTCCTCCTGTACAACAGCCACCACCTGGTTTGGGAACTCATGGTTCTCCTGTGGCAGCACTGCAAAAGAGGTAGACCCAGTCCCGTCATGCCCAGTCTGTCAGtgtcctgctcccagcacagggcaCCACAGAACCCACAAGAGGGGAACAAACTGTTCAGCTAAGGGTGCCTCCTCCCAGGGGAGGTGTCAAGAGGATATTGCACAGCTGCCAGGCACAAGCACAGCTTGTGCTCCAAGAGGGAATGGATCCCTCCAGCTCTTGCACCACCCCTGGCCCAGGCAGGCTTCTGCAACAGGGCTGAGGAAGAGTCCAGAGCTGGGGTGAGACAGCAAAGCCAAATCTAGTCATCGCCCTAGCTGCTGGGTTGGAGGCACCTGAGTTGAGGAAGGTGATCTGCCCCAGAAGGCAGCATTTAATCTCAGCCCCCAGGCACTCACCCCTCGGGTCCAGCTGTTGCTCGGTGCTCTCCAATGCAGAGATGTTGTGGGAGAGAAGCAGATAGAGGGACAGAATTACgacctggaaacagaaaaatcagcaCAGACCTCACCAAAGGACATGGATGGGCATCATCAGCTTCAATAAACACCTCTCTCCCAAACTTACAAGGACAACAGATGCTGGGGCTGAAGCTACTCACCATGGTTTTCACCGTGGTAGTTCTCTTGGCAGACTGTCTCACCAAGGCCTGAAGTTTCTGCAACTGCCTGAGCAGTAACCTGCAGGAAAGCAGGCAAAGCAGGTTAATGCAGTGGCTGAACCAGGAGCTGCAggctcctctcctgccctctttGCAGCCTAGGACAGGCCACAGTCCCAAGAAGAGGAACAGCCTTCCCCACCACATCTCTTGTCATGTCCAACAAGAAGAACTCACCTGTtttgctcctgcagcagctgtacCTTCTTCTCCAGCTCTTGGTTTTGAGCTGCCATCCTTCCAGGGAAAGAAGAACAACATGGGGGAAAAATTTTGTTAGTCAACTGTAGGAAGTTCACCAGAGTCTCTCCTCAGCTAATCAGCCACCACCTCTGGGTGGCTGTGGCAGATAAAATGGCTTCTGGGGTCTACCTAGCACCACCAGGAGTAAAGCCCAGAGAGCAACATCTTACACCAGGTTTGGGAAGGGGCAAGCCCTGCCCAGTCCCACAGAGAAGAACCAGACTAATGCATGAGGATGCTCACTCCTAGCAGCACACCAGCCCTGAAGGTCCACGATGTCAGGCTTTATTGTAAACTAGTCTGATCTGGAGAACAGGCTCTACCTGGCAGGCCAGCACATTGGCTTGAACAAAGCAAGCTCTTGGGCTGTCTCCAAGTGTAAGAGAGCAGGGCAGGCTATGCCTTGAGCTTCCGAGATCCCTGAGGAGACCTGCTGCCCCACAGGGTCAGCCTCACTTTCTGCCCAGAGTGGCAAGATGCTAGCAgtggcagcacacagctgctTCTGACCAGTTCCCCCTGCTCCCGATCCCTGGCAATGTGGTTGCCACAGCTAATACCATTTTATGAGGTTAGCAGCCATTCATTATGACTGGTCACGtgttcatttctgtcttttcattaTCAGGCCCTGAAGGTTCTCCGCACCAAGTAGACAAACCAAAGagatttcttcttcccctccctaGCAGCGTCAAGGTTGCTGGGCTCCAGGCTGGTTATTCCCTTCCTTACCGGCCTTGAGGATCCCAGGCACCCCACCAGCCCAGTATTGTTGATGACCCTGTCACAGAGCAGGGCAGTGTAACAGCACACGGAACTCTCCATAGCACAAAGCACTGTCAATAAAATCAAGCAGTTACAAGACCTAAGGGGGAACTTGGATCGCAACTGCTGCTTGACAGTGAGAACTGGGACCCTCCTGGCCAGGCACACCTCCACCATCATCTGCTTCCTCTCAAGACTGAGGGAGTCACTCACattcttttatatattttcaagTCTAGATTATGAACATCATATTGATACAGCAAACTATGTATTAAGATCTGATCAGATCTGCAGAGGGTCCGGGTGATTAGAAATCATAAATTAAGTTGTATTAGGATCTAGGTGATTAGGAATCATAAGTTACATTGTATCAGGATATAGGCAATTAGAAAATATAAGTTAAGGTGTATTATAAATTCTGTATTACACTCCTTGTACATTGTACTACATCAATTCTGCTTGTAGAAATTCTGTGCCATTCTAATAATAAATTCTGTCCTATAATAATCATAACAAAGCTTTAATTGGTAATACAATTTAATGCCATCATCATTCTTCCAAGGATCCCTAAAAGGACCTGTCTGTCCCCTCAGTGTCAGGTGACACTGCTGTGTGCCTGTACCTGTTTTCCAAGCCATTcatgttgcttttcttcctgtgacTCTGGGCTGGCTGCTTGTTCTGGATCTTCTGACACATGTCCTTCAGAAGATGGTCTTCAGCCTGCAAGGAACATTTCTTGTTAGCAGTAACCCTAGGGCATTGGCAATCCAGCTCTCACAAACCCTGCTCAGTGCTCAGCCTGTGTGCTGTTGTCCTCTGTCCCTCCCACACCACTGAATGAACTGCACGAGCTGCCAGGCAAACTCTGGCCTGCTGATGCAGCCAGCAGCTTCCCCGGTGTAGCAAAAGTGAGGCATACCTAAGGGAGATGAAAAGCATGCAGCTCACAAGCCACTaagcaagcaagaaaaattaGGTTGGAGACACTTGTGGTGTAACTGCCTCCTGCAAGCAGTCATGAGTGGGGAGACTGGCAGCAGTCAGGTCTCCTTGCTCTTTGTATCTACCTGATTAGcacagcagaggctgctgtgcaTGTGGACATCCCCCTGGCctcagaaggaggaaaaggactCCAAGCTCTGCCACACACTTCCCTGAACACAGCACCCAGGCACCAATGCTCTCACCAAGGCACCATCTTGTATTTTCAAACCACTAGTCTGGCTGAAGCGTTTGAGAAGTCCAAGTCTGTTTGGGAGTGACAGGCTGTAGTGAGGACTTACTTTGCCCAGTGACAGACAGGCTGGTAATGAAAGACCTTCATTCTCCAGGAACTGTCTCTCCTCCTCTGTCAGGAACAGTTCTGGGAACTCAAACTAGAAAACCGCAAAAATATGCCTGCTGAGAATGCAAAGTAAAGGGAGTTCATCCCATGGCAGAGAGGGATGCAGAAAGCACACAGAACCGGGATCAGCTCTCCCAAAGCAGCATCATGCTTTCCTCTGAGATAACCCTCACAGAAGCCAagccaggagggaaggggagatgtGAGCAGAAGTAACAGCTGGGGCCCACAAGCATGGCAGTCAGTACCTGCACAGTGGCTCCAGGCACAAGCTGGTGTTCGGCATCCCCAGCAATAACAGTTGGGAAACTGGAGCTCTGTCCTAGTGTCCTGCTTGGATTTTCCAAACCCATCCATGCCCCTGGGGAATGAAAGGAGAGTCAAGGGCTGGGTGTCAGTGAGGCAGCACATGATCTGCCAGCTTTGAGTAGCACAAACCCACATatttacagcagcagaaagccaCTAAACTTGGCGCTCTCTGTCGCTGCCTGGCAGCCACTTAAAAAACTCCAATATAAGACTGCTTTTCAGACTGTAGGTAGGACAGAAAGAGCCCAGGCACATCACTTACTGAGGTCACTGGAACTATCTTCTGTCATGTCAGACCTCATGCATTCCAGCATAGGCTTATCCAGATGGCAGGAATAGCTGTGATCAACCTGCACGTTGTGGCTGCTGGCAAAATTGCTGCTAGAGCTTTGGGACAGATGCTGATCCTCAGAAAGGCCGCTGTCACTGTCAATAGGCAAACAATCCTGTAGTGTGCTTGGTTCATCTTTTAAGTGTCTCAGCATGGAGTTGATCATATCCTCAGTGTCCTTGTCCAGGAGCTTTGGAGAAAAAACCTTTACTCAGCAGGGAGCCAAACCTCCTGAACCACAACCCAGCAGTGATTACTCCCAACGAACTCACCCCAGGGTCTAGCAGGCCAGAGCCTTCCAACAGATTGTTCTCCTCCCCTGGGATTTCAGGGAAAGGAGCACCATCCTTCAGGATGAAGTCAAGAAGGTCCTCATCTACCAGGGCAGACAGTTCCTCTAGGTGCGACATCTGAGCAGGACAGCCAAACAGAGCCCATGCACAGGGGGAGACACCAGCCCTCCTTCAAGATGTCCCTCAATCCCTACAGACAAAGTCTCCCTGTGCAATGGCAACAGCTGTCAGGGCCCCGCGGCAACAACCAGCCCACAAGCACTTCCCCAACAAAGCTACTATGCCAGCACCAGTGGCCCCACCACACCAACCTCCTCACCAGCCTACTTGGACAGAGCCACAGAAGCCATGCTCCACCCAGAACACAAAAATTTTATGAAGGAGAGGGAAAGTGGAAGGGTGCCAGGCTTTCTGATGGGGAGAGCAGGCAAGACCTTGCTGCTCCACTGAAGCCCCAAAGGGGCTGTACTCCCAGTGTGAAGCCATCAGAGCCAGCCTCCTCTTGCAGGCAAATTATTAAGAGAAGTCATGATTGTGGAGTTACCTAAAGTGTTTTATTCATGATTAAAGGATGATCAAGTGATAATTAATCGATGAGTGAATGGAAATTAAATGGTAATCAGTGATTAGTGATCATTAAATGGTAATTAAACAGTGATTTGACAGTGATTTAAATGATGATTTAAACAATAATTTAGACAGCGGTCAAACACTCTACTACTTGTTACACTTTGATATATATCCCACTACAGCTTAACTATTACATGTTGCTAGCATACAATATACTTTCAGACCAAACATAAAAAGGCTGCTTACCTCGCTGTAGATATCAGATGCCGGCTAAAGGATCTCTCAGCCTCGAGAAGTAACCTTGAAAGCGTCTCTGCTGAAGAGGAGATCACTGCCGTGCAGCCTGCCGCCACGCAGGAGAGCTCAATGGGCTCGAGGAAGCTACAGGTATTTATAGTGTGAAGTGATGGACTGTAGTCAAACCCCGCCTTGGTGACTGAGTGTGTCTGTAGCTGAGGCAGCTTTAGTTTTGTCTAGTCTCAGCTCAGGCTGATGCCGTTATCTCCTGATAAGATGTACCCGAGGGTCCTTGGTGCCTGAGAAGATGTGGCCTCGCACTGTTCTCAGTTTGCCCCACAGGCTGGTTATCAGCCAGGCTTGCTTGTTGGTGGTGCCTGAAGCAAAGAACTGCTTGCTCAGCCAGACTGGGGGCAGCCATCACAGCCCCCCATTAGCACCGTTAAACTTTCACATCTAGTGTCACAGTccgaaaagaaaaacccacaccaaaaaccTCAACACCCTCAAATACCAAAAAAGATCCCACACAAAACCAGGCGGCCAGGGCAGACCCCAGCCGCAGGGCTGCTGTGGCAGCTGCGAAGCAGCGGGGAGCAGTGTGCTGGGCGGCTCTGCCTGCCAGGCACGGTGAGCAGGGTCTCACCGGCAGAAAACGGGGCAGCGAGAGGAAGGGGAGCTGGGCAGACCCTGGGCAACACCAGGGTCCGTGGCTTCCACAGACACGGAGGACTTTCCACCCAGGAAGCATGCACTGGGCAGGCAGCAAGGGGAGGACGAGAACCAAGAGGCGACAGCAGCCAGCGAGGTCAGAGGGTGGCAGGAGCACGCAGGGCAGGAACCATTCCCCCCCGCGCCTGGACTCCCACCCCAGGGTGTCCACCGAGGCAAGAAGCCTCTCACAGCCCCAGCCGTGAGGAGCTCGGCGCGGCACAGCCGCCGCCTGCACGGGCCTGACAGCGCCGACCCGTGCGGGAGGAGGGACCCCGGCCCCAGGCGGCCCACCGGCGGGCGGCcagcgccgggacccccggggTAGCCAAGCTCCCCTGGCCAGCAGCGCCCGGTCCTGCCCCCGCCctgccgccggccgccccgcagAGCCCCCCGACCCCGGCCGGGGCGAGGGGAGGGCGACCGTCCCGCACCCCCCGTGCCCCCATCCCGTCCCGGCTCTCACCTGAGCGCGGTGCCGCCCGGCCACACCGCTGCCACCGCACCGGTACCGACGCCACCCGCCGCGCAGCAGGTCCCGCGCGCTcggcggcggcgccgcctcccccgggggcTCCTGCGGGCGCCCATtggccggcggcgggggcaggtaagggcgggcgggggggtccgggggCTGCGGGACAGGGATGCCCACGGAGCGGCCGGGGGCGACCGGGGGCTCCCGCGGAGCGGCTGGGAGCTGcgggcggggggggagaggggcggggctgggggctcccgcgGGGCGACTAGGGCCTGCGGACccgggggaggagagggaggggcaGGGATGCCCGCGGAACGACCGGAGCCTGGGGTccgggggaggagagggaggggcaGGGATGCCCGCGGAACGACCGGAGCCTGGGGTccgggggaggagagggaggggcaGGGATGCCCGCGGAACGACCGGGGTCTGCGGACccgggggaggagagggaggggcaGGGATGCCCGCGGAACGACCGGGGCCTAAGGACccgggggaggagagggagggggtgGCCAGGGATGCCCGCGGAACGACCGGAGCCTGGGGGCtcgggggaggagagggaggggcaGGGATGCCCGCGGAACGACCGGGGTCTGCGGACccgggggaggagagggaggggcaGGGATGCCCGCGGAACGACCGGAGCCTGCGGACccgggggaggagagggaggggcaGGGATGCCCGCGGAACGACCGGGGTCTGCGGGGtcggggggaagagggagggggtGGCCAGGGATGCCCGCGAAACGGCCGGCACTTGCGGATTTGGAGGAGGAGAGGTGCGGGAGAGGAAGGGTGGCCGGGGGCTCCCGTGGAGCGGCCAGGGGCTGCGGGCTCGGAGGGACGGAACAGGGATGCCCGCGGAACGGCCGAGGTCtgcgggtttgggggggggaagagggcggcggccgggggctgcggcCGTGCGAGCAGCGGGCGAAGCACGGCCCCGGTGTgcgagcgcggggccgggccgcgcgggTACCGAGCAGCGCGTAGCTCCGGGCGGAGGGCAGCGCCGGGTACCGGGCCGAGCCGCTCCGTGCGGGCGGGCGGTGCCgcggcgcatgcgcggcggcgggcggcggggcgggaagCGGGAAGCGGGCGGTGccgcccagctccccacagccgccgcggggccgccgcgctgcTCCTGCTCGCTCCCAGGTACGAGGACGGGGAACGGGGGAGACGGGGGGTCCCGGTaaccggggaggggagggaggagaggggggggaggggggggccgggtcATGGGGTCCCGGTGACCGGCAGTGTCCTGGTTTCCGGGGGGCTACCGGAAACGGATGTCCCGGGGGGAGGCCCCCCCCGTCCGCCCAccgggggcgctgggggggaGGAGCAGCGTCCCGGTTACCGGGGCCTCCCGGCTCCCACCGGGGTATTTCCCTCGAGCTGCGGTGACCCAGGGGCTTCCGGGGGTTGGTCACGCCTTGGCCTAGTTTTGGGGCGCGCCCCGTCGCCCGCGGGGCTGGCGGCTCCCGAGCGCCGACGCCCACCGGAGGGCccggggcagcgcgggcaggcACGGCCGGGCTGGGCCTGGCCCCGTTAATCCCGGCCCTGTCCTTACCCTGCCCTAAAATAGCCGCCGCCGCTGCAGGCCTCGGCCCGAAGTCTGCGCTCGCTAGGCCCGGGCCAGCATCCCCCGCCTCGGGGGTCCCCGGGGACCGAGCGGGAGAGGCCTGGCCGCGGGCACGGGCCCTCCGACAGGGGTGGGGACGAGCTTTGGTGCCGGCCGGGCATGTCGGTGAAGCTTTCCCCCTGCCCTTCCTGCCCACCCTGTCTGTACGCTGCGGGAAGCAAGTGGGAAGTGAGACTCCGGCCCGCGGCGCGGTTTTGGGTGGGGACGCCGGAGGACACAGTCCCCGTGGCCGTGCCGCAACCGGGGCGGGGGAAGGT
Protein-coding regions in this window:
- the LOC141973133 gene encoding avidin-like is translated as MGSGAFTLALALALVTYVIPEERKCLLSGSWRSDTGCRMVVSFLSKDGSFSGSYLPGPAAGGSEILTSPLEGTQQDAGLVPQPTFSFTVRWQLRDSETARMTAFLGQCYVGTNGEETLHALWLLREAANSPDEDWKATRIGTSVFTRIK
- the CREB3 gene encoding cyclic AMP-responsive element-binding protein 3, whose amino-acid sequence is MSHLEELSALVDEDLLDFILKDGAPFPEIPGEENNLLEGSGLLDPGLLDKDTEDMINSMLRHLKDEPSTLQDCLPIDSDSGLSEDQHLSQSSSSNFASSHNVQVDHSYSCHLDKPMLECMRSDMTEDSSSDLRAWMGLENPSRTLGQSSSFPTVIAGDAEHQLVPGATVQFEFPELFLTEEERQFLENEGLSLPACLSLGKAEDHLLKDMCQKIQNKQPAQSHRKKSNMNGLENRMAAQNQELEKKVQLLQEQNRLLLRQLQKLQALVRQSAKRTTTVKTMVVILSLYLLLSHNISALESTEQQLDPRVLPQENHEFPNQVVAVVQEDAVMEELTPAPEDPSMSGVLSQLWEVLQSQSNTDPTSFFNSISSCDLPAAAGSELGTPQPDEQCPDTYILQVPVEWTIKEQEEVEHAVPVVIGQQHADEINTTTSCFLG